The genomic DNA GCATCGCGCACGGCGGATTTGAGGAAGTCCGTCACCTGGGCCGTCACCTCGCGCGAATAGAGCATGAAGACATGGCTCATGGGCGCGACCAGACGCTCGTCCCAGCCGGGACGGCCCGTGCGCAGGCAGGAGGCGGGGAACACGAAATCGTCCACCGGCGAGATCAGGGCCAGCCGGGGGCAGTCCGGGTCGGGCACCGCTGCCACTGTCGCGGGTATGCCGTGTTGGGCGATGGTCCGGCCAGGGATGAGGCCGCGGGCCATGCCACCCATGCCCAGACGGGCCAGTTCCGACCCGTGGTGAGGCGTGCCCAGGGTGATCAGGGCCGCCACCCGGCCAGCGAACCGGGGGTCGCCAGCCGCCGCGCGGCAGACCAGCCCGCCCAGGCTGTGGCCCACCAGGATCGCCCGCGCGCCGGGCCGGGGGCCGAGCAGTCGGTCCAGGGTTTGGCACAGGGAATCCGTTGCCGTGTCGAAATCCCCGGTAAAGGTGTTGTATTGAAAGGTGTGCAGGTCGGTGAACCCGGCCCGGGCCAGCCAGCGGGCAAAGAGCACCCAGGCCGAGCGGTTGTGATACAGGCCGTGCACCAGCACCACGGGCAGCAGGCCCGGCTCGCGCTCCCGGCGCGGGAGCCAGGCCAGCGGATACGCGGCCAGGGCCATGATCCCGGAGACCACGGACGTTCCAAGCCCGGCCAGCAGTGGACGCGCCAGTCCGCCCCGGTCGTCATGGGCCTGGGCCAGCAGCCCGGCCCGACTGTTGGACACGAGAAAGGCCGTGTAGCGCACCAGGGACAGGGCGATCACGATTATCACGGCGATCACGCCGATCACCAGCAGGGTCCATGCAACAGATGTCATGGGCGCATGGTACAGGGCGCGCGTCCTGTCCGCAACCGCATCCCGCCCTTGCCTGCATCACGGGAGCAAGGTACTCTCCGAGCCTGAAACCAAAGGAGATTCCTCGTGGCGAAAACCACCCTGTGCATCGATATCGGCAGCGGCACCCAGGACGTGCTGCTCCACTCGTCCGGCATCGAGGTCGAGAACTGCCCCAAGTTCGTGCTCCCGGCCCCGGCCCTGCAGATAGGGCGGCGCATCGAGGGGCTGCGCCTCCAGGGCCGGAACATCTGGCTTTACGGCAGCAACATGGGCGGCGGGGTGAGCCGGTTTGTCCGCGCCCATCAGCAGGCCGGGCTGGCCGTGGCCGCCACCCGGAGCGCGGCCTATACCATGGCCGATGATCTGGTCAGGCTGGAGGCGTCCGGCATCCGGCTTGTGGAGACCTGCCCGGACGGATACGAGCCGGTGCGGCTCACGGATTTCGACGAGGCGTGGTGGCGGCGGTTCTTCGAGGCGGCGGAGCTGCCCTGGCCCGACGCGGTGGCGGCCTGCGCCCAGGATCACGGGTTCCACCCCGGCCAGTCCAACCGCATGGGCCGTTTTGCCCTCTGGCAGAGCCTGCTCACGGACGGTGGGGGCCGCCCCGAAGCCCTGGTCTGGGATACCCCTCCCGCCATGCTCACCCGGCTGGCGGACCTGAGCCGCGACATTGGCGGCGGGCCGGTGGCCGACACCGGGGCAGCCGCCGTGCTCGGCGCGCTCTACGTGGACGAGATCGAGCGGCGCAGCCGCGAGACCGGCATCACCCTGGTCAACATCGGCAACTCCCATCTTATCGCCTTCCTGCTCTTCGATGGCCGCATCCACGGGGTGTACGAGCAGCACACCGGCTGTGTGGACGGCTCCAAGCTCTGGAGCGACCTGGAAAAATTCCGCTGCGGTTGCCTGACCTTCGAGCAGGTGTTCGAGGACAAGGGACACGGCTGCCTGACGCTGGACCTGCCTGCCGGGGGTGACGGATTCGGCCCCACCTATGTCCTGGGGCCGCGCCGCAGGCTTTTGTCCGGGTATGATGTCGCGTTCCCGGCCCCTGGCGGCGACATGATGCTGGCCGGGTGCTTTGGCCTGATCAAGGGATTGTCCCTGCGCGGCTGATATGCGTCAGGTATCGAAACACTGTGACAAACATTCCTTTGTCGCTAGCAGGCCATTGAAAAAGTATTTTCGCAGGCTGTTCAAAAATGTTCGAGTGCAAGGCGCGAAAAAAGGTCAAGGCCGAAGCGTACTTCCAGTACGTGAGGATTTGACCTTTTTGAAGCAACGCAGCAATCGAACGTTTTTCAACAGCCTGCTAGGCATGGCGGTCGTGGCGTGGTAGGCTGCCTATTGAATTCCATAAGGGCCTTCGGGAAGTGGGCATGATCAAACCTCGCCCCCGGCGGCATCATTTCGTCAACATTCTGCCAAGGAGCGCATAATGAACAAATATCTGAAGATCGGCCTCATCGTTTTCGGTTCGCTGGTCGCCCTGTTCGTGGCCGCGGCGATCATCCTCGTGGCCACGGTGGACCCCAACGAATACAAGGCCGAGATCGCCCAGGCGGTCAAGGAGAACACTGGCCGCGAGCTGGTGTTCGAGGGCGACATCGGGTTCAGCTTCTTCCCGTGGCTGGGCCTTGAGGTCGGCCCTGTGGCGCTGGGCAACCGGCCCGGCTTCTCGCCCGACGCCATGATCCGCATCAACCGGGCCGAGGCGTCCGTCCAGATCATGCCACTCTTCTCGGGCAAGGTCGCCATCGGCGTCATCGCCCTTGACGGGTTCACGGCCAACCTCGCGGTGGACAAGCAGGGCGTCAACAACTGGGACGACCTGACCGCCGCAGGCAAGAACGCTGACAAGAACGGCGGGGCTACTGCCGCGCCGGAGGCGCAGCCCGCTGCGGACGGTTCCGGGCAGTCTGTCAAGGATCTCTCGGTGCTCGGCATCGAGATCACCAACGCCAGCCTTGTCTATGACGACGCCATGGCCGGGAAGAAAACAGCCCTGGCCAATCTCGACCTCGTGGTGGGCGAGGTGGGCGACAAGCGTCCCTTCCCCTTTGAGCTGGCCTTTGATCTGGTCATGGACGCGCCGAAGATCAACACCCGGCCCCGGCTCGCGGGCACGGCCACCTACGACATCGACGCCGCCACCCTGGATATCAGTGGGCTGACCCTCGACGCGCTGGGCATGGAGATCACCGGCCTGTTTTTTGCCAAGGCCAAGGACGGGGTCAGCTATTCCGGCGAGATCGACCTGGCCCGGACCAGCCCGCGCGAGCTGATGAAGCAACTGGGCATGGAGTCGCCCGTCACTGCCGACCCGGCTGTGCTTGAGGCCCTGGACGCCGCCATCAAGTTCAACGGCACGGCGGATTCCGCCTCCCTCGAATCCCTGCGCCTGAAGCTGGACGACACCACAGTCACCGGCACAGGCACGGTCAGGAACTTTGCCAAGCCCGCCATCGAGTTCGCCATCAACGTGGACGACATCGACGCGGATCGCTACATGCCCCCGGCCTCAGGCGGCCAAGGGAGCGAGGCCAAGGCCGGACCCGCTGCCGCGGGCTCGGCTGAACCGGCCACCGAGCCTGACCTCTC from Pseudodesulfovibrio aespoeensis Aspo-2 includes the following:
- a CDS encoding alpha/beta fold hydrolase produces the protein MTSVAWTLLVIGVIAVIIVIALSLVRYTAFLVSNSRAGLLAQAHDDRGGLARPLLAGLGTSVVSGIMALAAYPLAWLPRREREPGLLPVVLVHGLYHNRSAWVLFARWLARAGFTDLHTFQYNTFTGDFDTATDSLCQTLDRLLGPRPGARAILVGHSLGGLVCRAAAGDPRFAGRVAALITLGTPHHGSELARLGMGGMARGLIPGRTIAQHGIPATVAAVPDPDCPRLALISPVDDFVFPASCLRTGRPGWDERLVAPMSHVFMLYSREVTAQVTDFLKSAVRDAPRPPSRQGR
- a CDS encoding DUF1786 domain-containing protein; the protein is MAKTTLCIDIGSGTQDVLLHSSGIEVENCPKFVLPAPALQIGRRIEGLRLQGRNIWLYGSNMGGGVSRFVRAHQQAGLAVAATRSAAYTMADDLVRLEASGIRLVETCPDGYEPVRLTDFDEAWWRRFFEAAELPWPDAVAACAQDHGFHPGQSNRMGRFALWQSLLTDGGGRPEALVWDTPPAMLTRLADLSRDIGGGPVADTGAAAVLGALYVDEIERRSRETGITLVNIGNSHLIAFLLFDGRIHGVYEQHTGCVDGSKLWSDLEKFRCGCLTFEQVFEDKGHGCLTLDLPAGGDGFGPTYVLGPRRRLLSGYDVAFPAPGGDMMLAGCFGLIKGLSLRG
- a CDS encoding AsmA family protein — protein: MNKYLKIGLIVFGSLVALFVAAAIILVATVDPNEYKAEIAQAVKENTGRELVFEGDIGFSFFPWLGLEVGPVALGNRPGFSPDAMIRINRAEASVQIMPLFSGKVAIGVIALDGFTANLAVDKQGVNNWDDLTAAGKNADKNGGATAAPEAQPAADGSGQSVKDLSVLGIEITNASLVYDDAMAGKKTALANLDLVVGEVGDKRPFPFELAFDLVMDAPKINTRPRLAGTATYDIDAATLDISGLTLDALGMEITGLFFAKAKDGVSYSGEIDLARTSPRELMKQLGMESPVTADPAVLEALDAAIKFNGTADSASLESLRLKLDDTTVTGTGTVRNFAKPAIEFAINVDDIDADRYMPPASGGQGSEAKAGPAAAGSAEPATEPDLSALRDLDLSGRITVGKAKAMNLRVAEILCQILAKNGVLTVKPFTAKLYDGTLNAVSVLDARSTPAIWREQATVSGVQAGPLLMDLTGKDQVLGAAVVKYDVTGAGLTPEAIKRTLSGTASFAFTDGAVNGINVAKMLRDAFNTIKGRPTSGDEPMRTDFAEMLGSAVITNGHIVNEDLLMKSPLLRVTGKGWADLPRDSVDYLATVTVVGTLKGQDGASIEELSGMPLPIRAKGSLADPSISLDMKALAEALLKDSFKEGTKGIEDTLRKSILGGGKTTEGATDGTATEPEKKKSPGDLLKKLF